In Sphingobacterium sp. PCS056, the following proteins share a genomic window:
- a CDS encoding outer membrane beta-barrel protein → MKKHIVSLVFTGILTCCIAIKAQAQQDSTKKINISTRILGKQDSDKADSTDKPAVSKYPKTFGGITFSRIDWGFSRLINDGSFTLNENNEFLEYKKASNFGFDIAQFGIRFSDQFKTYLSTGFEWNYLRLKHNVLLDQDATPLDYSYPDDITYKKNVFTSTYLRVPLTFELRSKKFRNGDRAKLAFGAMTGILIKGSQRLKSREQGSQKFKDNYNLASFQYGAFARLGYDSMGVFVKYYFNDMFENSPNQDGLNNFTFGLTLGF, encoded by the coding sequence ATGAAAAAACATATCGTATCGTTGGTATTCACCGGTATCCTAACTTGCTGCATCGCAATAAAGGCACAGGCACAACAGGACAGCACCAAAAAAATTAATATTTCAACCCGTATTTTAGGTAAACAAGATAGCGATAAAGCTGACAGTACTGACAAGCCTGCTGTGTCCAAGTATCCGAAAACATTCGGTGGAATTACATTTTCTCGTATTGATTGGGGTTTTTCAAGATTGATCAATGACGGAAGTTTCACTTTAAATGAAAATAACGAGTTTTTAGAGTACAAGAAAGCTTCCAATTTTGGGTTTGATATTGCACAATTTGGCATTCGCTTCAGCGATCAATTCAAAACATATTTATCGACGGGTTTTGAATGGAATTATCTGAGATTAAAACATAATGTTTTATTAGATCAGGATGCGACACCTTTAGACTATTCCTATCCTGATGACATCACTTATAAGAAAAATGTGTTCACTTCCACCTATCTACGTGTTCCATTGACGTTTGAACTGAGAAGTAAAAAATTTAGAAATGGTGATCGCGCCAAACTTGCTTTTGGAGCCATGACCGGAATCTTAATAAAAGGAAGCCAGCGTCTAAAAAGTCGTGAGCAAGGTAGTCAAAAATTTAAGGACAACTATAACTTGGCGAGTTTTCAATATGGGGCATTTGCAAGGCTAGGTTATGATTCTATGGGAGTTTTTGTCAAATACTATTTCAACGATATGTTTGAAAACAGCCCAAATCAAGACGGTTTAAATAATTTTACTTTTGGTCTAACATTAGGTTTTTAG
- a CDS encoding ABC transporter ATP-binding protein gives MLQSSCQYVPFDQEVPGLPYIHLENLSFSFSERAEYLAVSQANLGIQEGKITAIIGESGSGKSTLLRLIYGLLEPLSGEVRYKGWLVPTRKDKLIPGHQDMKLVSQGFDDLNTFANVWDNVASQLPNTNIEAKQSKTSAILKRLRIDHLAKKRIADISGGEKQRVAICRALVNDPQVLLMDEPFNQVDASFRDTLQQDIKQIVVDTGLTIILVSHDPTEVLALADDLIVMKDGQILDQGHPRELYDKPTNPYTALLLAKSNILSSEAAKALDIDSDSTIIIHQEWISVLPSSTTGGFKLIDIRFRGFYYELVVANSDLQLHAISITPTSLQIGADVTVKIEKYISL, from the coding sequence ATGTTACAATCTTCATGTCAGTACGTTCCCTTTGATCAAGAAGTCCCCGGACTTCCTTATATCCACCTTGAAAATCTTAGTTTTTCATTTTCAGAGCGTGCTGAATATTTAGCCGTATCGCAAGCAAACTTAGGCATACAAGAAGGTAAAATCACAGCAATTATTGGTGAATCTGGAAGTGGGAAAAGTACGCTTCTGCGATTAATCTATGGTCTTTTGGAGCCTTTAAGTGGCGAAGTTCGCTATAAAGGATGGTTGGTACCCACTAGAAAAGACAAATTGATACCTGGACATCAAGATATGAAACTGGTGTCTCAAGGTTTTGATGATTTAAATACATTTGCCAATGTGTGGGACAATGTAGCTTCGCAGTTGCCGAATACCAATATAGAAGCTAAGCAAAGTAAAACTTCTGCTATTCTCAAACGCTTGCGAATTGACCATCTTGCTAAGAAAAGAATCGCAGATATTAGTGGCGGTGAAAAACAACGCGTTGCCATCTGCAGAGCATTGGTCAATGATCCTCAGGTACTATTGATGGACGAACCCTTCAATCAGGTCGATGCTTCCTTTAGAGATACGTTGCAACAAGATATCAAGCAAATTGTGGTCGACACTGGTCTTACCATCATACTGGTATCCCATGATCCAACTGAAGTCTTAGCATTGGCGGACGATCTTATCGTCATGAAAGATGGTCAGATATTAGATCAAGGACATCCTCGTGAACTGTACGACAAACCCACCAATCCTTATACAGCACTCTTATTGGCCAAAAGCAATATATTGAGTAGTGAGGCGGCAAAAGCACTTGATATCGATAGTGACTCGACGATCATCATCCATCAAGAATGGATATCCGTCTTACCTTCAAGTACGACTGGAGGTTTTAAACTGATCGATATCCGTTTTAGGGGGTTTTATTATGAACTAGTAGTGGCTAATTCTGATCTTCAACTACATGCCATCAGTATAACTCCTACTTCCTTACAGATAGGTGCCGATGTAACAGTAAAAATTGAGAAATATATTAGTCTTTAA
- a CDS encoding TlpA family protein disulfide reductase has protein sequence MKYILGLVCVFLFCVSQAQTAESGWKVALHEPAPEFAVPNKNGELVSSADLKGKIVLLNFFATWCPPCREELPRLQKEIWEKYKEHPKFALLVLAREQNWDKIDPFVSEHQFTLPIYPDLKRNVFGLFAEQGIPRNVILDTQGHIIYQSVGYEEKEFNQLIALLDSLLLKD, from the coding sequence ATGAAGTATATTTTAGGATTGGTATGTGTTTTTTTATTTTGCGTATCACAAGCACAAACAGCTGAAAGCGGATGGAAAGTTGCCCTTCATGAACCTGCGCCCGAATTTGCCGTTCCTAATAAAAATGGTGAACTGGTTTCTAGTGCAGATCTAAAGGGTAAGATTGTCCTGCTTAACTTTTTTGCTACCTGGTGCCCACCATGTAGAGAGGAATTGCCGAGGTTGCAAAAGGAAATATGGGAAAAATATAAAGAGCACCCAAAGTTTGCCTTGTTGGTCTTGGCAAGAGAGCAAAATTGGGATAAGATTGATCCCTTTGTTTCTGAACATCAGTTTACCTTACCTATTTATCCCGATCTCAAAAGAAACGTATTTGGCCTATTTGCAGAGCAAGGTATTCCACGAAATGTTATTCTCGATACACAGGGTCATATCATTTATCAGTCCGTAGGCTATGAAGAAAAGGAGTTTAATCAACTCATTGCTCTTTTAGATAGCCTATTGCTTAAAGACTAA
- a CDS encoding alpha/beta hydrolase — MKFTLMILLFSIAFKASAQERFALYKDAIPNAIRTDTAKFNRNIPEIFVYKPSQAVDKHTGILIIPGGGYSHIAMDHEGHDVAKELIKSGFTAFVLKYRLPSPNIMVDKSIGPIQDAQRAMQWVRNDFPSLTKVGVIGFSAGGHLASTLLTKSDQAFIANPTNLSLAPDFAGLIYPVISMQDSITHKGSRTNLLGENPSLEKKAEFSAEHNVTAKLCPVFFVHAKDDKAVPIENSYVMMAALDQAHVKNELLTYEEGGHGFGMINKTSSVAWLAQFMDWVDHL, encoded by the coding sequence ATGAAATTTACGTTAATGATCTTACTCTTTTCAATCGCTTTTAAAGCCTCTGCTCAAGAGAGGTTTGCCTTGTACAAGGATGCGATTCCAAATGCTATTCGTACCGATACGGCAAAGTTTAACCGAAATATCCCCGAAATATTTGTGTACAAACCTTCCCAAGCTGTAGATAAGCACACGGGAATCTTGATTATACCTGGTGGAGGATATTCACATATTGCGATGGATCATGAAGGTCATGATGTGGCCAAGGAATTGATAAAATCGGGGTTTACAGCATTTGTACTTAAATATAGACTCCCTTCTCCCAATATTATGGTCGACAAAAGTATTGGACCTATTCAAGATGCGCAACGTGCGATGCAGTGGGTCCGAAACGATTTCCCTTCATTGACCAAAGTTGGAGTTATCGGATTTTCGGCAGGAGGACACTTAGCATCGACTTTACTCACTAAATCAGATCAGGCTTTCATTGCCAATCCCACAAATTTATCTTTAGCTCCTGACTTTGCAGGTCTAATCTATCCGGTTATTTCCATGCAGGATAGCATTACCCATAAAGGTTCCCGAACGAATCTGCTTGGAGAAAATCCTTCTTTAGAAAAGAAAGCCGAATTTTCTGCAGAACATAACGTGACAGCTAAACTTTGTCCTGTATTTTTTGTGCATGCAAAAGATGATAAAGCAGTGCCTATAGAAAATAGTTACGTCATGATGGCAGCATTAGATCAAGCCCACGTTAAGAATGAGCTATTAACATACGAAGAGGGCGGGCACGGTTTTGGAATGATTAATAAAACAAGTTCAGTAGCATGGTTAGCTCAATTTATGGATTGGGTCGATCATTTGTAA
- a CDS encoding alanine dehydrogenase — translation MSELSKLASQAMIQPQETLSATASREKRLFIGVPKEIAFQERRICLTPLSVGLLVENGHEVVMETGAGLGSNFLDHHYSEQGARIVSSAQEVYQADCIVKISAPTLKEVGMMKPNQILMSSLQPSLLELPVLRALIQKKITALSFEYLRDEGGCLAVVRAMGEIVGATSTLIASEYLSNSFGGKGLMLGGITGVPPTEMVIIGAGTVGEYAARTAIALGAQVKVFDNSIYKLRRLQNNLGSPVYTSIIQPAILNKAVRTCDVVIGALRSKTGRTPCVISEETVSEMKPNAVVIDVSIDQGGCFETSNITSHDEPTFRKYDVIHYCVPNIASRVARSATYALTNIFTPILLDIAEQGGLKNVIWKSAGIRSATYLYQGILTNKDIASKFEMTAKDLDLIIVTNL, via the coding sequence ATGAGTGAGTTAAGTAAATTGGCAAGTCAGGCAATGATACAGCCTCAAGAGACTTTATCGGCGACGGCTTCACGCGAAAAAAGATTGTTTATTGGTGTGCCCAAGGAAATTGCATTTCAAGAAAGAAGGATTTGCTTAACACCATTATCTGTCGGTCTTTTGGTAGAAAATGGTCATGAGGTTGTCATGGAGACAGGTGCAGGATTGGGGTCTAATTTTTTGGATCATCATTATAGTGAACAAGGAGCTCGAATTGTATCTTCTGCACAGGAAGTGTATCAAGCAGACTGTATCGTCAAAATATCTGCTCCCACCCTAAAAGAAGTAGGGATGATGAAGCCCAATCAAATTTTGATGTCCTCATTACAACCTTCGCTATTGGAACTGCCTGTTCTTCGAGCACTTATCCAAAAAAAAATTACGGCTTTATCGTTCGAGTATTTACGTGATGAAGGAGGTTGTTTAGCTGTCGTTAGAGCTATGGGCGAAATCGTAGGGGCTACATCAACATTAATCGCTTCGGAGTACTTAAGTAATAGTTTTGGTGGAAAAGGATTGATGTTAGGAGGTATCACTGGAGTACCGCCCACAGAAATGGTCATCATAGGTGCTGGTACTGTAGGCGAATATGCAGCCCGTACTGCGATCGCTTTGGGAGCTCAGGTGAAAGTTTTTGACAATTCTATTTATAAGCTAAGGCGATTACAGAATAATTTAGGAAGTCCCGTATACACCTCTATAATACAACCTGCTATTTTAAATAAGGCTGTCAGAACTTGCGATGTTGTTATCGGTGCATTACGTTCAAAGACGGGGCGTACTCCTTGTGTCATATCGGAAGAAACAGTATCTGAAATGAAACCAAATGCCGTTGTCATCGATGTTAGTATTGATCAAGGTGGCTGTTTTGAAACATCAAATATTACTTCCCATGATGAACCAACATTCAGAAAATATGATGTCATTCACTATTGTGTACCCAATATCGCTTCGAGGGTAGCTCGATCTGCAACCTATGCCCTGACTAATATCTTTACACCAATATTACTCGATATTGCAGAGCAAGGTGGATTGAAAAATGTCATCTGGAAAAGCGCAGGGATTAGGAGTGCGACATACCTTTATCAAGGCATATTAACCAATAAGGACATTGCTTCTAAATTTGAAATGACAGCAAAAGATCTGGATTTAATAATCGTTACCAATTTGTAA
- a CDS encoding polysaccharide biosynthesis protein: MFNKLNIVPRWIIFVLDIFTAIFAFTLANIIYYSFDFAFINTSEFAIRLIYVISVTASSFYLFKMHTGIIRYTSAVDSIRILTAIVFAVFVFLVIKTVLLATGDHHTISASLVILYALFCFLLLTTYRTFIKIFFVYTKNIRSDRRNTLIYGAGDLGIAVKRTLDHDIRSKNAIVGYLDDNEQKIGKVIDGIKIFDPKKLGQVIINLNIEEVIIASHNIPLESKTDVIDVCLEKKVAILTLPSVKKIMNGELNPNQIQKIKIEDLLERAPIKISNSNILSQLKGKRVLVTGAAGSIGSEIARQLGKFEPQMIILCDQAESPLHNLQLDLQDEFPLQVYHSFIGDVRSLDRMKLMFETFKPHYVYHAAAYKHVPMMENHPLEAVHTNVVGTKNIANLAVEYNADKFVFVSTDKAVNPTNIMGATKRIAEIYVQSFNHFLQNNGHLNAKTKFITTRFGNVLGSNGSVIPRFRDQIEKGGPVTVTHPEITRYFMTIPEACQLVLEAGSMGEGGEIFVFDMGKSVKIIELANKMIKLSGFIPNEDIEIKFTGLRPGEKLYEELLNDLENTMPTHHKKIMIAKVRENDFQQINNHIEVLIAGIKHQNRHDVVLEMKRIVPEFKSQNSIYEQIDKEIEAEQNPINRV; this comes from the coding sequence ATGTTTAACAAACTTAATATTGTTCCTCGATGGATCATTTTTGTATTAGATATTTTCACGGCCATATTTGCTTTTACACTAGCAAACATTATCTATTACAGTTTTGACTTTGCGTTTATCAATACATCTGAATTTGCCATTAGGCTTATTTATGTAATAAGTGTGACGGCATCTTCGTTTTATTTATTCAAGATGCACACGGGTATCATCCGATATACAAGTGCAGTGGACTCCATTCGAATTTTAACGGCGATTGTTTTTGCAGTGTTTGTCTTTTTAGTGATTAAAACCGTGTTATTGGCCACTGGAGATCATCATACCATATCAGCCTCACTCGTTATTTTATATGCATTATTCTGTTTCTTACTACTCACAACCTACCGAACGTTCATTAAAATATTTTTTGTCTATACCAAAAATATCAGAAGTGACAGACGTAACACGTTGATATATGGAGCTGGGGATTTGGGAATTGCCGTCAAAAGGACTTTAGATCATGATATCCGTTCGAAAAATGCAATTGTTGGTTATTTAGACGACAATGAGCAGAAAATTGGAAAAGTCATTGATGGTATCAAAATTTTTGATCCAAAGAAATTGGGTCAAGTCATCATCAATTTGAATATTGAAGAAGTGATTATCGCTTCTCACAACATACCTTTGGAATCAAAAACTGATGTTATTGATGTTTGTTTGGAAAAAAAGGTCGCTATATTGACCTTACCTTCTGTTAAAAAAATAATGAACGGGGAATTAAATCCAAACCAAATTCAAAAAATAAAAATTGAAGACTTATTGGAGCGCGCTCCCATTAAAATAAGCAATAGTAATATTTTAAGCCAATTAAAGGGCAAGCGCGTATTAGTAACGGGAGCTGCCGGATCTATCGGGAGTGAGATCGCAAGACAATTGGGCAAATTTGAACCACAGATGATCATCCTTTGTGATCAAGCTGAATCGCCACTTCACAATTTACAACTGGATTTGCAGGATGAATTTCCGCTCCAAGTGTATCATTCTTTTATTGGTGACGTTCGGAGTCTAGACCGGATGAAACTGATGTTTGAGACGTTCAAACCACATTATGTCTATCACGCAGCAGCGTACAAGCATGTTCCCATGATGGAAAATCATCCTTTGGAAGCAGTGCATACCAATGTTGTCGGCACTAAAAATATTGCCAACCTTGCTGTGGAGTATAATGCGGATAAGTTTGTGTTTGTTTCCACGGATAAAGCGGTCAACCCAACCAATATCATGGGTGCGACAAAAAGAATTGCCGAAATCTACGTGCAGTCTTTCAATCATTTCTTACAAAACAATGGGCATCTAAATGCAAAGACTAAATTCATTACGACACGATTTGGCAACGTCCTAGGTTCTAACGGATCTGTGATCCCACGTTTTAGAGACCAGATCGAAAAGGGGGGGCCTGTAACGGTCACCCACCCCGAGATCACACGTTATTTTATGACCATACCCGAAGCTTGTCAATTGGTGCTTGAAGCGGGATCAATGGGCGAAGGGGGAGAAATATTCGTGTTTGATATGGGCAAATCTGTTAAAATCATCGAATTGGCCAATAAAATGATCAAGCTTTCTGGCTTTATTCCAAACGAGGATATTGAAATTAAGTTTACAGGACTGCGACCTGGGGAAAAACTGTATGAGGAACTACTCAACGATCTGGAAAATACGATGCCAACGCACCATAAAAAGATCATGATCGCAAAAGTGAGAGAAAATGATTTTCAACAGATAAATAATCATATTGAAGTTTTAATAGCTGGTATTAAGCATCAAAATAGACATGATGTCGTATTAGAGATGAAAAGAATTGTACCTGAGTTTAAAAGCCAAAACTCAATCTACGAACAAATAGATAAAGAAATTGAGGCTGAGCAAAATCCGATAAATCGAGTTTAA
- a CDS encoding tetratricopeptide repeat protein: MSKNQNQNNAGQANKPSQGSSFQDNQKSITFIVGGIFVLIILYFGYQKLYLQPRAEKAANEIFKAEEYATIDSLQNRAIEGDGSFLGFKEIADEYSNTKSANIANAYLGGLYLRQGKYNEAIEALENYSSTGSTILDPLVIGLKGDVYSELKDYKKAAGFYKEAADKSSNSYTTPLFLKKLGLVYEAQNEYKQAEETYKKIKSDFPESQEAAMIDGPIGRVQAHL; this comes from the coding sequence ATGTCTAAAAATCAAAACCAAAATAACGCTGGACAAGCGAATAAACCTTCACAAGGTTCATCTTTTCAGGACAATCAAAAAAGCATCACTTTTATTGTAGGTGGTATTTTTGTGTTAATTATATTGTATTTTGGATATCAAAAACTTTATTTACAACCAAGAGCTGAAAAAGCAGCGAATGAAATATTTAAAGCGGAAGAATATGCAACAATAGATTCATTACAAAATCGTGCTATTGAAGGTGATGGTTCTTTCTTAGGATTTAAAGAAATTGCTGATGAATATTCAAATACAAAATCAGCCAATATTGCTAATGCCTATTTAGGTGGATTATATTTACGTCAAGGTAAGTACAATGAAGCTATTGAAGCATTGGAAAACTATTCTTCAACAGGTAGTACCATTCTAGATCCTTTGGTTATTGGATTAAAAGGTGATGTTTATTCAGAATTGAAAGATTATAAAAAAGCAGCTGGTTTTTATAAAGAAGCGGCTGACAAATCTTCAAACTCTTATACTACTCCATTATTTTTGAAAAAATTAGGATTAGTTTACGAGGCACAGAATGAATATAAACAAGCTGAAGAAACTTATAAGAAGATAAAATCAGACTTTCCTGAAAGTCAAGAAGCTGCTATGATAGACGGACCTATCGGTCGTGTACAGGCGCATTTATAG
- the ribH gene encoding 6,7-dimethyl-8-ribityllumazine synthase translates to MASSIKNLSDFSHIKVANANPFKFGIVVAQWNAEITGALLNGAISGLEKHGAQEENIKIIEVPGSFELITGADILLRDDSLDAIICLGCVIQGETRHFDFICDAVANGISNVALKYNKPVIFGVLTTDNQQQALDRAGGQHGNKGEEAAITAIQMAQISAQN, encoded by the coding sequence ATGGCAAGTAGCATTAAAAATTTATCAGACTTCTCACACATAAAAGTCGCAAATGCAAATCCTTTTAAATTTGGGATTGTAGTAGCACAATGGAATGCTGAGATCACTGGGGCTCTTTTAAATGGTGCAATTTCTGGATTGGAAAAGCATGGAGCACAAGAAGAAAATATTAAAATCATCGAAGTTCCGGGCAGCTTCGAATTAATAACCGGCGCTGATATTTTATTACGCGATGATTCCCTTGATGCAATCATCTGTTTGGGATGTGTAATCCAAGGAGAGACTCGTCATTTTGATTTCATCTGTGACGCCGTAGCCAACGGAATCAGTAATGTGGCATTGAAGTACAATAAACCTGTTATTTTTGGTGTATTGACCACTGACAATCAACAACAAGCATTAGATAGGGCTGGTGGCCAACACGGAAACAAAGGTGAAGAGGCTGCGATTACAGCAATTCAAATGGCACAAATTAGTGCACAAAACTAA
- the ytxJ gene encoding bacillithiol system redox-active protein YtxJ, producing the protein MINWIPLNSLDQLQEILNSDQVSAIFKHSTTCGISGMAKKNFERFANLTDKSYDVYYLDLLSFREISNQIASIWNVEHQSPQLLIIKGKTCIFNASHGDIDFDDVVNHIK; encoded by the coding sequence ATGATTAACTGGATTCCTCTTAATAGTTTAGACCAACTACAAGAAATATTGAATAGCGATCAAGTATCTGCCATTTTCAAACACAGCACTACTTGTGGTATCAGCGGCATGGCCAAGAAAAACTTTGAGCGCTTTGCGAACCTGACGGATAAGTCTTATGATGTTTATTACTTAGATCTGCTGTCGTTCCGCGAAATTTCTAATCAGATCGCTTCCATCTGGAACGTGGAGCATCAATCACCACAACTCTTGATCATAAAAGGCAAAACTTGTATTTTCAATGCTTCACATGGCGATATTGATTTTGACGATGTCGTAAATCATATAAAATAG
- a CDS encoding RNA-binding S4 domain-containing protein produces the protein MTIFVQMATETEKLRIDKYLWSIRLFKTRSLATEACKAGRVKLNGQNIKASYVVKVGEIYQVQKGIERKVVKVLGLLERRVDAKTAVQFYEDLTPEEETSAYKSAFHAPILKRDRGTGRPTKRDRREIDDLKEDWWEDEGKN, from the coding sequence ATGACTATTTTTGTACAAATGGCAACAGAAACTGAAAAACTTCGAATCGATAAATATTTGTGGTCAATACGTCTTTTCAAAACACGTAGTTTGGCAACTGAAGCTTGTAAAGCGGGTCGGGTAAAATTGAACGGGCAGAATATAAAGGCTTCGTATGTGGTGAAAGTTGGAGAAATCTATCAGGTCCAGAAAGGTATTGAACGTAAGGTAGTCAAAGTTTTAGGGCTTCTGGAAAGAAGGGTAGATGCTAAAACAGCGGTACAATTTTATGAAGATTTAACTCCTGAAGAGGAAACCTCAGCCTACAAATCGGCTTTCCATGCTCCCATTCTTAAAAGAGATCGAGGTACGGGTAGACCGACTAAAAGAGATCGTCGTGAGATCGATGATTTAAAAGAAGACTGGTGGGAAGATGAAGGTAAAAACTAA
- a CDS encoding 2,3,4,5-tetrahydropyridine-2,6-dicarboxylate N-succinyltransferase has product MVDQLKKLIEDAWEDRLLLEYKEYAEAIRTVILKLDAGELRVAEPIGTRWHVNDWIKKAVILYFPIREMSESTAGPFVYYDKMKLKTNYKEIGVRVVPGASARLGAYLAKGVILMPSYVNIGAYVGEGTMVDTWATVGSCAQIGKNVHLSGGVGIGGVLEPVQAAPVIIEDNVFVGSRAIVVEGIRVETEAVLGANVVLTASTKIIDVSGPEPVEYKGYVPARSVVIPGSYTKKFPAGEYQVPCALIIGKRKESTDKKTSLNDALRDHNLAV; this is encoded by the coding sequence ATGGTTGATCAATTAAAAAAACTTATTGAAGATGCCTGGGAGGATAGACTACTTCTAGAATATAAAGAATATGCAGAGGCTATTCGTACAGTAATCTTAAAACTTGACGCTGGTGAATTGAGGGTTGCTGAACCTATTGGCACGAGATGGCATGTCAATGATTGGATTAAAAAAGCTGTTATTTTATATTTCCCTATTCGTGAAATGAGTGAATCAACTGCTGGTCCTTTTGTTTACTACGATAAAATGAAATTAAAAACGAACTACAAAGAAATTGGTGTTCGTGTTGTTCCTGGTGCTTCTGCTCGCTTAGGAGCTTATTTAGCAAAAGGTGTTATCTTAATGCCTTCGTATGTCAATATTGGTGCTTATGTAGGAGAAGGTACCATGGTGGATACATGGGCTACTGTTGGTTCTTGTGCACAAATTGGTAAAAACGTTCACTTAAGTGGTGGTGTTGGTATCGGTGGCGTATTGGAACCTGTACAAGCAGCTCCAGTAATCATCGAAGACAATGTATTTGTTGGTTCTAGAGCTATCGTTGTGGAAGGTATCCGCGTTGAAACTGAAGCAGTATTAGGTGCGAATGTTGTCTTAACAGCATCAACTAAAATCATTGATGTATCTGGTCCTGAACCTGTCGAATACAAAGGTTATGTGCCTGCTCGTTCTGTTGTGATCCCTGGTTCATACACGAAAAAATTTCCGGCTGGAGAGTACCAAGTTCCTTGCGCACTAATCATCGGTAAACGTAAAGAATCTACAGACAAGAAAACATCGTTAAACGATGCGCTACGTGATCATAATCTAGCGGTATAG